The nucleotide sequence GGAAAGAAAGAGGTACTGGTGATGTCAAATTCTTGAAACATAAAGCTACTGGCAAGACTAGAATTTTGATGAGAAGAGACAAGACGTTAAAAATTTGTGCTaatcatttgattcaatctgattatgaattgaaaccaaataTTGGATCAGATAGATCTTGGGTTTATACTGTTACTGCCGATGTTTCTGAAGGTGAACCTGAAGCTCAAACTTTGGCTATTAGATTTGGTAATAAGGAAAATGCTGATTTGTTTAAAGAACATTTCGAAAAGGCTCAATCCGAAAACAAGACTAACTAAACCAAAAAGGGGAAAGCGGATGTGTATATTAAGTAGATGATTGCATATAGGTTTGAATACAGTGAatgtaatttcaaatcaatctATTTTTGGGTTGGATGAATGTTGTATTCGTGTCTGAAAATGGATTCGTTTCCAAATACCTATGTAGTTTAGAATCATTCCACAGAACCGACATGCTTTTGCTCCATATTAGTGGTGAACTATACTGTATTAACGTAGAGGATCAGTGTGCTATCGGGTTCTACGCGTAGATGCAGTAGGAATACAAACACGTTCTGTTGTTTGATAGTAGCTTGGTCCACGTGCGTTCGTAATACTTCgtaagaaaaaaaattgtttagTAGTAACACAAAAATCTATTCATCAATAGATATTACCCATTAGAAGGAATCTgatttatatatttatGACTATCAAACCCCTAGTTTGCCACTACTTATTTCAGTTCAATCACCTTATATCAGTGTGTCATTCATAAATACTGCTTGCATTTTTGGCATCGACTTTTACTGATCACCGAGGAACGATGAAGTTTGGTAAATATCTCGCGTCGAGGCAATTGGAACTACCAGAATATTCAGGTCATTTTATCGATTACAAGGCTCTAAAAAAGCTAATCAAACAACTAGCTATACCGACTAATAAGTCGGGTGGGAATTCAGTCAGTTCGGTAATTGCTGGAAACAATGGTAGTCTGTCAATTTCCgaaattcaacaatcacTAAAGGAAAATAAGGcaactttcttttttagAGTTGAAAGAGAATTGGATAAGGTCAATTCATTTTATCTCGAAAAACAAGCCAATTTGGCAATCAATTTAAATCTacttgttttgaaaagagatGAACTTTTCGCTAAGTCAAATGCgtttcttcatcaacattcCCATGATGGAACTACTGCCAATGTCGACTCTGCTgcatatttgaattttagAAACTCAATCTCGTTTCTTAATTTGTATCAAAACTTCAAGAAAATCCATCAGGATCTTATCAGGTTACAACAGTTTATAGAGCTCAATGAGACGGGGTTTTCCAAAGTTGTGAAGAAATGGGATAAGAGATCAAAATCACATACAAAGGAGTTATTTATAAGTACTGCAGTTAGTGTACAACCCGTGTTTCATAAGAATGAGATTAATGAGTTGAGTGATTTGGTGACACAATCGTTGTTTGATATAGAGAGTATTATGGATGGGGATTACTCGTGTTTAGTCAATTATAGTGCCCACAACTCAGTATCCGTTGATTCGGAAGCTTCTCAACGTGAGTTGGCTCCAACATCTACCGAGACACCAAGCTCACCATCTCAGAATCAAACACCACCATTTATTAGACAAACCTCAATTctgatttcatcaaataacAACACCGaggttgatgaattgtatTCTAGTTTTGTCAATGTTGCAACTATTAAGGATCCTGACTTGTCATTACTTGCTAGATGGGTGGAGAAACTTAATGGATCACCGAAACGTCCCAACGAACCATTTGATGCCACAGTTCGATACAAAGcatcaaaaattttcctATTATCAATCACCAATCTCAAAATATCAGATTCATTTTTGGAGTCATTTTTGAATCTCATTAACTTTGATATCGACTTTACTTTTGTTAATGAcgatttcaacaacaacaagaccGTTTTCCATGAATGTTGCTCTATGCCGCCAGCGTCCACTCACAATGAGAGCCACGTCgttatcaacaatggtgTTAAGGttataaattcaaatgacTCAATCAATCATTCAAGAGTCTTTATCGTCGAGTATATCATGAAAACATATTCTCCACAAGATGTATGCAATTTGCTTAAAAGACGCGATTTCAATGGACGTACATGTCTACATTATGCCGCACAAAACAATCGAAGTGATTTATTGGATATTATCATTGCTGCGTTTCCTTCTAATCACATTGACGACCTTGATAATGATTCAATGTCGCCTCTATTGTTGGCAGTCAAGCATGGACATTTAAACATTattaaaaaattggttcaatttggatcaaatcCACTTCCTAGCACCAATAAGGAAACTCTTCAATATTTGCCTATAAACTATGCATGTAAATTTGGAGACTACAAAATCTTGGAATATTTGTTATCCAATGAGAAATCATCAGACTTGGTCAAAGTTTTAGTCAATGAACAAGATGTTGAAGGACTACTTCCATTGCACGTTGTTGCTCGTGAAGGGCACTACAAGTTGATCACTTTATTAATAAAGTACGGAGCAGAAGTGAATAAAACCGATGGGTTTAACAAGTGGACACCTATTTTCTATGCCGCAGCTGAAGGGCACGTCAAAACAACCCAAGAATTGGTCAAATTCGGGGCCAAATTGGATATCTTGGATGAGGATGGGTTTAACGTGTTGTACTATTGTGTGGTGGAAGGGCATGTTGGGGTCATTAATGAGTTGCTTAGTTATCACCAGAATATGAACACACAGGTGGACAATCATTTAAATATTGAATCAAGCAATATTATGTCCATCCAAGGTGACCCTATCAGAATGAGCGATAATGATGATTCCGAAGATAGCGGATCTATGGATAAAAACAATGTCGATAGTATTCCTGATTTGCAATTACCACCACCTATTTTACCCTTGAGGCGATATGGCCATAATTTCTTGGaacaaaaagttttgattgaattgattttccCTCATGATGATCTGTCATTTATTAACCTATTTAATTCAATCACTGATTTGAAACCGGGTAGAATTACATTGACATCGAATATATCTGATATTGTTCCTAGAAATATCTTGTTGCCTTTGGAGGATAAGAATCATCATGGTGGCGCAAATAATAACAATTGTGTTTTCCAAACTGATGTTGAttcattgaatgaatttcgtattgattttgaaatttttccTAAATTTGGAACTAGATTAATTGCCAAAACTACGGCTCTATCGTTTTCCCACATCGACACCACGTCACCTGAAATTAGCTCCATTGAATTAccattgtttgatttgagaTTGAGAAATATTGGCCAATTGAAGTTTAATTATCAGATAATTTTCCCATTTTCTGGGACTGTACTTGAAACAACTAAATTTGACACGTATTggaaatcatcaacaagtaTAGTCAAGAATAAgcaaactttgaaattaaatgCAGCAGGTGGATTATCTCCCAATAACTTTTTATCACCCAATGCTAATGTCGCCGTCAATGCCAGTGGCTTAAACCAAGGTCCCAACGCACGTCCCGCACCAGTGCAACAAGAGTATTTgccatcatcatcgtcaataGTGACTGCCACATCTCTTTCTGGTGAGTATTTAAGAATCAGagtttgtttattgaatgATGGTACTCCCGTCGTATGCCCTCATTGGTCAATTGCCATTACTGAAAACATTGATCTTtatttaccaaatttatCTCTTGAGCAACTTAGTTCCATAACTaatgatttatttgattattCTAAAGTGATtaatgatttatcaaatatgACGGTTAAAGATATAAGtttgattaaaaaattgttaCGAATCATTTACCTACCATTGGATATCGTTTTAGAGATTTTAAGTCCTGAAGTTAACTTGAATTTGGAGTTGATTTTTCCGTCATTCTATGAATTGGAAGTGTTGCCATTTGTCGGcaacattcaaaaaaatCTAAACAGTTTCATTGACTTCACATTGAATGATGTTTTCAATCATATCAAGCCATTCAAGTCCAAGGAAAATCAACCTTCAAGATCAATTATTCTTCTTTCGTCAAATTCCTTAATTTGTAAAATCTTGAATTGGAAACAGCCAAATTTCCCCgtgtttttgataatgaatgGAATAACATATAATAATTCACTAAAGAAATTTGAACAACGATCAACTAATGGattgttgattaatgaAGAAACTGATCGGAATAGAGTCTCCAGCAAATTGGAATCGtcaccttcatcatctacagaattgaacaattatCAAGAGTTGATTATAAGATCTATCAAAGAAGCTGTCAATTTCACCATGAATAATAACTTGTTTGGTTTAATTACCTCCATACATTTGCTTGATTTGGTTCCTAAATTGATTCCATTGATACGAAGCAGAGGGCTTATATTAGTTGCCTCGAGTGATACGAATGATCAAGATGATGCTGAAGAAGATGTTTTGAAACGTGAGTTGGACTCATACACTAAGACAGAAATCAATGGTTTAagatttgatgatgtaCTTAGTTTCAAACAAGATATCACCATGTAGTTGTTTCGTATATAGACATTAATGTATTGCTTATTAAATGATATAAATATTACAATTGTTACAgtaaataataataataaaacacaacttctctttttctaGGTTATCTCCTTCGTCTCGGAGGTGGAGGCGGTGGAGGCGGTGCTTTCTTTCTTAATGCCTTTTGCTTAAtagatgaatttgaatcaattgaacttgaagaagatgatgcAGTTTTATTTTGGTATAATTGTCTTCGACGCTTTTCAGGAACGGGTAATTTAGGTAATGGTTTTGATGTGATGTATTCATTGGGTAAATCCAAAATATTAGTATCACGATAATCGaaatcaccaccattgTTGTCATTactattgtttttcttctgGTTGGCGGataaatcattcaaatctaaACCAGTTAGGGTTGATTTACCATCTTCGCCAAATGTCAATCTTTTCGAAAAGTCGGTTAGAAATacattattattgttgtcCATGAAAATCGAAGGAGATGTCTGAGCTGCATTTTTGgagtttgatttcaacttttgacTATTTGTTCTTTCCAAGAAATTGTGTGCTGTTGTATGTTTATGGTAATCACTTCGACTAGACGATCGAACCGAAGCTATACGAGTGAATAATCGTGATGTTTCACGTTCAACTGAATTGAGATCCTCCAAGGAAGATAGTTCGGGTGACCCTTTTTCCAGTTGTGGGCTACTAGATTTTGTTTTAtggtttgatattgattttttcaacCATTTAACATTCATGCATTTCATTGCTAGATCCAGGATGAATTTGTCTTCACTAGAGTCTTCTGATTTCAGTCCTGAATTGACCACAATATTACTTAGCACATTGTAAAGCTCTTGTGATTTGTAGCCGCCACATTCATTAAGTTCagaaaacatcaaaatcGGATACAATACCCTCAAGTAAGTCACTATTAAGATATTATCCTTGTGTTCTAAATTGTCCAATTCTCTTAAAAAGATGTCTagtaaaattttcaaatcatttcgataaatcaatttagcTGTGAATGAAGTTGTGAAAACAAGGTAGAgaaattttaaaatcaatAGGATAATGATTTGTGATTCTTCACGATTCAAGTGATAGATTAGCAAGTTGATAAATCCGACAATGTTATTCACATTGCTGTTTGaattatcatcattatgtatcaattcttcaaacacTTTATTTGAATGTTCATTTCGAGCATATGAACTCATTAAAAATTGCTCATTAATGAGTAGTAAAAGCTTCAACTCTTCATAAGCAACAAGTTTAGCTTCATTATGAAAATCGTCATCATTCTCCAAATCATAATTGTTAAAACCTTCTGATGATAAAAGGTGTCTTATAATTGTAACAATTACCTCATTATTATTGAATGTCAAGTCCATAAATTCCGTGGGAGACAAAATTTCCACATAATAGAAATATTCAAAGACAATATCACAgccaaatttcaaaatgacAAATGAGGACTCTTCGTTGGCTACTGCTTTAATTTGAGTTGATATGAACTGCGACATTATAAATACAAATCGGCATTGTTCCAACGTTTTAAATACATTTTCACCattaatcaaatccaatgaGCTCGAGTTTGTTGAGGATGTACTCAGTATATCGCTTGAATCATCTGCGACTTCCTGGTCATTTGAAGTATTTTTAAGCTTGAGTAGAAGAAGCAATGTTATGCACAAAAACTCCTTCAAACACTCAGCTTCATATGCAACTTGATCATTAACTTCCCATTCACTCTCACTATTTCCATCTTCAGTGAACTCCATTCTGTAATTTGTAATTGTAGTGAATGTCTCTAAAAATGCCAATATTTTACcaatacaaaatttgaaattcttgaCAAATAAATTCAGCGTTAGAAGCTTCAATGCATATAGCGAAAGACTTTCGTatgttggttttgattCATTGCTATTGTAcatattatcaacaatacaTTTAAtaaaaatggaaaagttTTCGTTGCATTCTTGCGAATCACTGTTTATTAAAACTAGCGAAAGCTCTTCATCGAGGTAATTTCGTTCTTCACATGGTATTGTTGTGACAGATGCAAATGATATGCTTGTAGATGCTCTAGAAGGAGTTTGAAATGGTCGGGAATAAGTTATATTGTTGGCACAATTTCCGTCTCTTGAcgaatttgatatttgagACATGTCACTTATTATAGGGCAGTCATGAAGTACCAGTTTCTTGTCCAACGAAAATGAGTTTTATCTTTAGCTAATGAAGGATGTAAATTTTGGGCAGGTTCTATGAACAGCAGTGGTTGACCTAAGGCTAGCTATGGAATTAATAAGTTTTAAAATTGCGTTTTCCATTTCCTAAAGATGGAAAAAAGGTCGTGTGAAGTTTAAAAATTATTTCAATGTAACAACTAAACATACATTAAGTGTAACATTAGTGAAGAAAAACAAGGCTCAAAACTTCATAAGAAGTGTGTTCCTAGTTCATTACTATCATTTCATAAGCAAAAATAAGTCATAGTTTCATTAGCCCTCGAGTTATGAATGTAAATTGCAATTATCTGAATTGAACCGCCCCCTCAAATGCGGCGCTAGTTTTGGGACTGAACACTACTCGTCCCGCATGCTACCAAATAGTAGACCTTGATTTCTAAGAAATCGTTGGTTTGGATAGGCCGGAAGGAAACACTGTTTTGGGATTTTCTTGGGAAGAACAACTATTCTGGTAATTAATGGCTAGTTTCTGTAGTATCATTCATTTTGacagaaaagaaaagcgCGTCGGAAAATTGATATcattatatgcagtactTTGGTCCAAATGTATTCATTGCCTTTCGTATTCTTGTgcattcaatattttcataGTGGTTCCAGTAACTACTTTCAACTTGAAAACTAGTAGGTTCAGCCCCAATTGGAGTAGTTAGCTCTAAACATGATGTTGCTGATCGATGTCTAAATATGTGTGAACTATATTTTATTGagtgtgttgttgtttatattGTTTTGCGTAGCGTGacaaaataataaacatAATAAACAAGAGACTAAAAAATCACAGTCAAATCGAATATCACTTGGTTAAACGATCAACGACCAAAAATACTTTCTACCTGTCACCAgttgcttttctttttcaaggTGTGACCAACTACAATACAACAAGGGTTAATGTCTGTTCTTGATTCAGTCCACATAAGTTGGCAAGTTATTGGAGATGGATCCTTAGCCACGGGGAATGGATCAAATGGGAGTCACGATCCAATACACTCAGTTGGACCACAAAGAGTTTTTGCAGCACAATTGGTCTTAACACTCACATCCGGTATTTTACTATTCCTACTATTCTGTATCATGAGATATAGATGGCCCCATATATATGCTGTTCGAACATTGCGACAACAAGCCAAAAACATTTTAAAACCGTTACCAAATAATCTCTTTGGCTGGATAAAAGTGGTTTATAAATTgtcagatgatgaagtatTGTCATATTCAGGGTTGGATTGCTATGTTTACTtatcatttttcaaaatgggGATCAAGATCTTTTTTGTATTGGCTATATTTTCAGTTGCCATTTTGAGTCCTATACGATACTACTTTACTGGAAATTATGACAAAGAGAGTATAAGCCTGAAGCCGAAGAATCCTGATTTTCGCGATGATTTTCCTAGGTTCTTGTGGGTGTATCCTATCTTTACATACTTGTTTTCCGTGGTTGTGTTTTACTATTTATATGAATACACTGACAAAGTGTTGAAAACTAGACAAAAATACTTAGCTTCACAAAACTCAATTACAGATCGAACGATTCGTTTAGACGGGATACCGAAAAAGTTACTTAGCAGAGAAAGGATCAAGAAATTTATCGAAGATTTAGGTATTGGAAGAGTTATGGATGTCAAGTTGATATACGATTGGACGCCACTTGAAACTAAACTTGAGGAAAGAGGAAAATTGGTGAGACAGTTGGAGTACTCATATGCCTCGGAATACAAGATGAATATCAACATTTATAACCAACAGCGCATTCCCGCAGTTAACCCCGACTGGGATGAACCATTGGATAATGTCAAAGCAAGGGAACTGATAGACCAGTTGTCAAAAGAACTTGTCCAACTTGATGACACCATCAGATCGATTCAGAGCAAATTTGATCctgaatcaacaactaTCGATGCAAAACAACATCCGGAGTTTAGGGTTGTACCGTCTGCATTCATTACAATGGACTCAGTTGCATCGGCCCAAATGGCAGCTCAAGCAATATTAGATCCCCGAGTAtataaattgattgttaGTTTAGCTCCAGCACCGCAAGACATCATATGGGGAAGTTTCAAGTTACAATACAGTGAAaagcttttgaaatcttACTTGATTACATTTTTAATAGTTTTGAGTTATGGATTTATCATATTCCTAGTCGTTCCCTTGACATCATTGCTCGATTTAAAAACAATCACCAAGTTTTGGCCAGCT is from Candida orthopsilosis Co 90-125, chromosome 1 draft sequence and encodes:
- a CDS encoding Pho81 protein, with amino-acid sequence MKFGKYLASRQLELPEYSGHFIDYKALKKLIKQLAIPTNKSGGNSVSSVIAGNNGSSSISEIQQSLKENKATFFFRVERELDKVNSFYLEKQANLAINLNLLVLKRDELFAKSNAFLHQHSHDGTTANVDSAAYLNFRNSISFLNLYQNFKKIHQDLIRLQQFIELNETGFSKVVKKWDKRSKSHTKELFISTAVSVQPVFHKNEINELSDLVTQSLFDIESIMDGDYSCLVNYSAHNSVSVDSEASQRELAPTSTETPSSPSQNQTPPFIRQTSISISSNNNTEVDELYSSFVNVATIKDPDLSLLARWVEKLNGSPKRPNEPFDATVRYKASKIFLLSITNLKISDSFLESFLNLINFDIDFTFVNDDFNNNKTVFHECCSMPPASTHNESHVVINNGVKVINSNDSINHSRVFIVEYIMKTYSPQDVCNLLKRRDFNGRTCLHYAAQNNRSDLLDIIIAAFPSNHIDDLDNDSMSPLLLAVKHGHLNIIKKLVQFGSNPLPSTNKETLQYLPINYACKFGDYKILEYLLSNEKSSDLVKVLVNEQDVEGLLPLHVVAREGHYKLITLLIKYGAEVNKTDGFNKWTPIFYAAAEGHVKTTQELVKFGAKLDILDEDGFNVLYYCVVEGHVGVINELLSYHQNMNTQVDNHLNIESSNIMSIQGDPIRMSDNDDSEDSGSMDKNNVDSIPDLQLPPPILPLRRYGHNFLEQKVLIELIFPHDDSSFINLFNSITDLKPGRITLTSNISDIVPRNILLPLEDKNHHGGANNNNCVFQTDVDSLNEFRIDFEIFPKFGTRLIAKTTALSFSHIDTTSPEISSIELPLFDLRLRNIGQLKFNYQIIFPFSGTVLETTKFDTYWKSSTSIVKNKQTLKLNAAGGLSPNNFLSPNANVAVNASGLNQGPNARPAPVQQEYLPSSSSIVTATSLSGEYLRIRVCLLNDGTPVVCPHWSIAITENIDLYLPNLSLEQLSSITNDLFDYSKVINDLSNMTVKDISLIKKLLRIIYLPLDIVLEILSPEVNLNLELIFPSFYELEVLPFVGNIQKNLNSFIDFTLNDVFNHIKPFKSKENQPSRSIILLSSNSLICKILNWKQPNFPVFLIMNGITYNNSLKKFEQRSTNGLLINEETDRNRVSSKLESSPSSSTELNNYQELIIRSIKEAVNFTMNNNLFGLITSIHLLDLVPKLIPLIRSRGLILVASSDTNDQDDAEEDVLKRELDSYTKTEINGLRFDDVLSFKQDITM